One window from the genome of Leptospira wolffii serovar Khorat str. Khorat-H2 encodes:
- a CDS encoding glycerophosphodiester phosphodiesterase, protein MMMQFSQAFGVVIAIGFALSCSGAQIQNSPLDGSLDLQGHRGARGLKPENTWPAFEEALQQGMTTLELDTVLTKDHKIVIHHDSDTNPTICSGPNGSEIVSRSLYDLTLAELKELDCGAKQNPKFPEQKTVPGTKLLTIEEFFEKVKTWEKTGKRKVIPKFNIETKFPGDENSQVDPTIVEAHVSLLVKSIEKAGLTERSTIQSFYLPALPLVKKKNPKLKTSALFSLTYPQGFTMKIGFGDSRRRFALEKTKELGADIVSPYFLYVTEEFVTEAHKIGIRVIPWTVNEIPEMKRLLKVGADGIITDYPDRLNQAISDSGTHVPLNVK, encoded by the coding sequence ATCATGATGCAATTTTCCCAAGCCTTCGGAGTCGTTATCGCAATCGGCTTCGCCCTTTCCTGCAGCGGGGCCCAAATCCAAAATTCTCCCCTCGACGGATCCTTAGATCTCCAAGGTCATAGAGGAGCGAGAGGCCTCAAACCGGAAAATACCTGGCCGGCATTTGAAGAGGCGCTCCAACAAGGAATGACCACCCTGGAGCTGGATACAGTCCTCACAAAAGATCATAAAATCGTAATACATCACGACTCGGATACGAATCCTACGATTTGTTCCGGTCCCAACGGTTCCGAAATCGTTTCCAGGTCCTTGTATGATCTTACTCTCGCCGAACTCAAGGAACTGGATTGCGGAGCGAAGCAAAATCCGAAGTTCCCGGAGCAAAAAACTGTCCCGGGCACGAAACTTCTTACCATAGAGGAATTTTTCGAAAAGGTAAAAACCTGGGAAAAAACCGGCAAAAGAAAAGTGATCCCTAAATTCAATATCGAGACCAAATTTCCTGGAGATGAGAATTCCCAAGTGGACCCCACGATCGTAGAAGCCCACGTTTCCCTTCTCGTAAAATCGATCGAGAAGGCGGGCTTAACGGAAAGAAGTACTATTCAATCCTTTTATCTGCCCGCACTACCCTTGGTGAAAAAGAAGAATCCTAAGCTCAAAACTTCCGCGTTATTCTCGCTTACCTATCCGCAGGGATTTACCATGAAAATCGGATTCGGAGATTCTCGCAGAAGATTCGCTTTGGAAAAGACCAAAGAGTTGGGAGCGGATATCGTTTCTCCTTATTTTCTTTATGTAACCGAAGAATTCGTTACCGAAGCTCATAAAATAGGAATACGAGTCATTCCTTGGACCGTAAACGAGATTCCCGAAATGAAGAGATTACTGAAGGTGGGAGCCGACGGAATCATTACCGACTATCCGGATAGGCTGAACCAAGCCATCTCGGATTCGGGCACTCATGTTCCGCTTAACGTAAAATAG
- a CDS encoding DUF4442 domain-containing protein produces MKLYPTDKKESANSWWLRTRLNYWPCVWCTGGKIEFLSSDFRELHVGLRKNIRTLNRVGTVYGGSIYSSVDPYFMLMMMWILGEDYVVWDKAARVKFVRPILKKVKAKFLITEELIEKTKKEILEKGETVFDLPLKYEDDGGIVYATFEKTIYAASRTHYEKKLAAKNLTSSFKPA; encoded by the coding sequence ATGAAATTATATCCGACCGATAAGAAAGAATCCGCAAATTCCTGGTGGCTCCGCACTCGGCTGAATTACTGGCCCTGCGTCTGGTGCACGGGCGGAAAAATAGAATTTCTTTCCTCCGATTTTCGAGAATTGCATGTAGGTTTAAGGAAGAACATCAGAACCCTAAATAGGGTAGGAACCGTTTACGGAGGAAGCATATATAGCTCCGTCGATCCTTATTTCATGCTCATGATGATGTGGATCTTAGGAGAGGACTACGTGGTCTGGGATAAGGCGGCAAGGGTCAAGTTTGTGAGACCTATTCTAAAAAAGGTGAAGGCGAAATTTCTGATCACGGAAGAGTTGATCGAGAAAACGAAAAAGGAAATATTAGAAAAAGGAGAAACGGTTTTCGATCTCCCTTTAAAATACGAGGATGATGGCGGCATCGTCTACGCTACGTTCGAAAAGACCATCTACGCGGCTTCCAGAACGCATTATGAGAAAAAGCTAGCCGCAAAGAATCTGACTTCTTCGTTTAAACCCGCTTAG
- a CDS encoding MIP/aquaporin family protein, producing MISPAFGEFLGTFTLILLGDGVVAGVLLERSKAKDSGWMVITSAWAFAVMLGIFVAKAFGSADAHLNPAVTLAFAIQSGDYSKLLTYIPAQLFGAFLGAFAVYLHYLPHWKETGDRGKILSVFSTEPAIKHGTSNFISEFLGTFLLILGVYSIFSPQISGLSVPFGIFFVGILVWAIGLSMGGTTGYAINPARDLGPRLAHFILPIPNKGPSGWEYAWLPVVAPLAGATAAGFLLKVFLS from the coding sequence ATGATATCCCCGGCATTCGGCGAATTTTTAGGCACATTCACGTTGATTCTCCTAGGCGATGGAGTAGTTGCCGGAGTTCTATTAGAAAGATCTAAAGCGAAAGATTCCGGCTGGATGGTCATAACTTCCGCATGGGCCTTCGCGGTCATGTTGGGGATCTTCGTTGCCAAAGCTTTCGGTAGCGCGGATGCACATTTAAATCCGGCCGTCACCCTTGCCTTTGCGATCCAATCCGGCGATTATTCCAAACTTTTAACCTATATTCCCGCCCAACTTTTCGGTGCGTTTTTAGGAGCCTTCGCCGTCTATCTACATTATCTGCCCCATTGGAAAGAAACGGGGGATCGAGGAAAAATTCTCTCCGTATTCTCCACAGAACCGGCAATCAAGCACGGAACTTCCAATTTTATCAGCGAGTTTTTAGGAACCTTCCTGCTTATTTTAGGAGTATATTCCATCTTCTCCCCTCAAATTTCGGGTTTAAGCGTTCCTTTCGGAATCTTCTTCGTAGGAATTCTAGTCTGGGCCATAGGCTTATCCATGGGGGGAACCACCGGCTATGCGATCAATCCAGCCAGGGATCTCGGCCCGCGATTGGCTCATTTCATATTACCGATTCCGAATAAAGGACCTTCGGGTTGGGAATATGCTTGGTTGCCCGTAGTCGCTCCATTGGCGGGCGCAACCGCCGCAGGCTTTCTTTTAAAAGTATTCTTATCTTAA
- a CDS encoding toxin-antitoxin system, toxin component has protein sequence MDLLVQFRSGQKSFDNFMDLSFKLEDILKARVDLLTKDSLSGNIKDSILAEALDIEI, from the coding sequence ATAGATCTACTCGTTCAATTTCGTTCCGGTCAAAAGAGTTTCGATAACTTTATGGATCTATCTTTCAAGTTGGAAGATATCCTAAAAGCGCGCGTAGATCTATTAACGAAAGATTCGCTTTCGGGAAACATAAAGGATTCCATATTAGCTGAGGCTTTGGATATTGAAATCTGA
- a CDS encoding class I SAM-dependent methyltransferase gives MQFVEKFEGERAREYENRIGKMIPMYNGILELVPTLLLELTPENGNILGVGCGTGGDFKNLIRIAPERFRITGIDPSPEMIEQAKAKFPGIRFFADTVDKLPSNELYHSITLLFVLHFLPDDGSKLTLLKDIYSRLKEGGNLILFDLYNSYKDEKIQFAHAASYLRNFQGWKEDNLRIYLERVSQLHRISGNRYLELLQEAGFIENRQIFQCLHVGGWLATKRV, from the coding sequence ATGCAATTCGTAGAAAAATTCGAAGGAGAAAGAGCGAGAGAATACGAGAATCGAATCGGGAAAATGATCCCTATGTACAACGGAATCTTGGAACTAGTCCCCACTCTCCTTCTGGAACTCACGCCAGAAAACGGAAACATCTTAGGAGTAGGTTGCGGGACAGGCGGAGATTTCAAGAATCTGATTCGAATCGCTCCGGAACGGTTTCGGATCACCGGGATAGACCCTTCTCCCGAAATGATAGAACAGGCCAAAGCCAAATTTCCGGGTATCCGATTCTTTGCGGATACGGTCGACAAACTTCCATCAAACGAGCTCTATCATTCTATCACTCTTTTATTCGTTCTGCATTTTTTGCCCGATGACGGAAGTAAACTTACTTTATTAAAGGATATCTATTCTCGCCTGAAAGAAGGAGGAAATTTGATCCTCTTCGATCTATATAATTCTTATAAGGATGAAAAAATCCAATTTGCACATGCGGCTTCCTATCTGCGAAATTTCCAGGGATGGAAAGAGGATAACCTACGTATATACTTGGAAAGGGTTTCCCAATTGCATAGAATTTCCGGAAATCGATATTTGGAACTCCTACAGGAAGCGGGCTTTATAGAGAATCGACAAATTTTCCAATGCCTGCATGTAGGAGGATGGCTCGCAACTAAGCGGGTTTAA